In Pseudonocardia sp. DSM 110487, the sequence GATCAACTCCTCCGGAACGTACTCGATGGTTCGTGAGGCGGCACGGTCAATGATCGGTTCCGGCACTGCCGGCGCGATCGTCATCCTCTCCTCGGTGGCGGCCAAAGAGGCGCGCCGCAACTACCTGCCCTATAACGCAAGCAAACTCGCTGTGCTTCACATCATGTGGTCGTTCGCCGAGATACTCGGTCCCAACGGCATCTCCGTCAACGCGGTCGCGCCAGGCCCGGTCAACACTGCCATGTGGACACAATTCGCTGAGGGCTCTGGCCCGGACGCAGCCGCCAACCGGGCTCAGCGGGCCGCGCAACTGCCCATGCGCCGGTTCGCCGAACCCGATGAAGTCGCCCGCGCCATCCTTTTTCTGGCCGACCCGGATAACCGATACATCACGGGCGTAACACTCGATGTGGCAGGGGGAGCGCACCTTGGTATGGGAACCTGACGCAGCATCGGCGTTCTCGTTCGCCCGCGCGGATCAGTCACGCGCGTCGTAGGCGTCCCGCGCCTCGAGCACCTCGGCGATGTGTTCCTCGGCCCAGCGGCTCAACGCCAGCAGGGGAGTGTGCAGCGTGCGTCCCAGCGTTGTCAGTTCGTACTCGACCCTGGGGGGCATCTCGGCGTACACGTGCCGCGCGACGAGCCCGTCGCGTTCGAGATCCCGAAGCGTCTCGGTGAGGACCTTCCCGCTGATCCCCTCGACCGCGGTGCGCAGGTCGCCGAAGCGCAGCGTGCCCCTACCGAGCACGACCACCACCATCGCCGTCCACTTGTTGGCGATGCGGGCGAGCGACGTGCGGGACGGGCACGTCGACACGAGCACGTTCCAGTCCGGCTGCTGTGGCACGCGGCACATCCGTCCATTGGTTACGTTGAGGTAAATGGTTACCGATGGTGAGTATAGGGCGCGACCAGGAAGAACTCGACAAGGAGATGACCACAGTGGACACCACTGCCCCGCTCGCCGTCGCCCGCCGGTACTTCGATGCACTGTCGGCGAAGGACTTCGCCACGGTCGCGGCCATGTTCGCCGACGACATCGTGTGGCACCAGCCCGGTGACAACCGCTTCTCCGGCACCCATCGCGGCAGCGCCGCGGTGGGCGAGATGATCGGCGGCATGATGGCCGTCAGCGAGGGCACGTTCGCGCTCTCGGCGACCGCAGCGCCGATGGTCAACGGCACGGTGGTGGCGGCTCTCGTCCACTTCAGCGGCAAGCGCGACGATGCCGCGATGGCGCAGGACGGTCTCGACCTGTTGCGGATCGAGGGCGATCGGATCGCGGAGGTGTGGCTGTTCTCCTCCGACCCGCGGTCCGAGGACGCCTTCTGGGGCGCCGCCTGACCGGGTCGCGCGCTACGCCGGGGGCGGGATCGGGCGAGGTGGCCCAGGTGGCGTCGAGGACGTCGCTCGCCGTGCGGCGTGAGTCGGTACGACGGCGACGCGGTTTCCGATCAGGTGCCGCCGGCGCGCCTCCGCTCGCCCGGCCGTTCCTCCATGGCCGCGACCAGGTCCTCCCGGGCGCGGGAGACGCGGGAGCGGATGGTGCCGACCGGGCAGCCGCATACCTCGGCCGCCTCCGCGTAGCTCAGGTCGAGCACCTGGGTGAGGACGAACGCCGTGCGCCGCTCCGGGTCGAGGGCGCGACCAGCTCCCGCAAGTGGACCGCTTCCTGGGTGGCGCCGCCCGCTGAGCCCCGGGCGTCGCGTGCCTCGCCGTCTCCGATGTGGGAGAGGCGGGGTCGGCGGGTGGTCGCGCGCACCGCGTCGGCGGCGGTGTGCCGGGCGATGGACAGCAGCCAGGTGCGGCCGGACGCGCCCGGCGGCGATCGCCCACGCGGTGATGTCGGCGTCGTCCGCGCGCTCGGGGATGGCCTCGAGCGTAGCTAGTGTCATCGCCGGGAACCGCGGGGCACGTCGGGGCGACCAAGTGGTCATGCGGTGCGAGGACTGCCGGGAAGCGATCTCGGCCCGGCTCGACAGCGAGGATCTGCCCGGCGAGGCCGACGCGGTCGACGCACACCTGCGGATGTGCGCGGACTGCCGTGTCTTTGCGGAGCGGGCCGCCCGCGTCCGGCGCCTCACCCGGGTCCGGCTCGCCGAGCCGGAACCCGATCTGGTCGGCGCGGTGCTCGCGGCCGGTCCGCCCCGATCGGTGCGCTCGCGTGCCGCGGGTGCCGTCCGGGTGGCGCTCGGCGGGCTCGGTGTCGGGCAGGTCGCGCTCGCGATCAGCGGCATCGCGGCCTCGGCCGGGCCCGGCCACGGTGGCGTCGTGGAGCTCGCCGGGGGGAGCGCGGCGCACCTGGTCCACGAGAGCTCGGCGTGGAACCTCGCGATCGGTGTTGCGTTCCTGCTGGCGGCCATGGGCTCGCGCCGGGTGTCGGGGATGGTGCCGGTGCTCGGCGCGTTCATCGCCGCGCTCGCGGCGTTGTCGGCGTTCGACCTGGCCGAGGGCCGGGTCGAGGTCGAGCGGCTGCTCGGGCACGGGCTCGCGCTGGCGGGGCTGGTCCTGCTGATGGTGCTCGGCCGGCTCGCGGACGACGGTGGCGGCGGTGCGGACCGAGCTACCCCGGACAGCTTCGAGGCTCCCGCGGTCGGCGGCTCGGATGCTGCGGGGGAGCGCCCGACGCGCCGCGCGTCCGGCGGGGGCCTGGCGCCGAGCGCCCGGCGCGGTGCCGCATGACCGGCGTGCTCCACGCCGGGCGGCGCACCCATGGCCGATGGGGATGGGCGGTTGTGCTCGCCCGCCTGGTGCTGGGCGGGGTGTGGCTGGTGGCGGGGTGGGCGAAGGTCGGCGACCTCGACGAGTCGGTCCGCGCGGTGCGCGCCTACCAGCTGTTGCCCGAAATGCCGGCGCAGGTCGTGGGGGCTGCGCTGCCGCTCGTGGAGATCCTGCTGGGCGTGCTGCTGGTCGCAGGCCTGTTCGTCCGGGCGTCCGCGGTGGCGTCGGCCGTGCTCATGGGGGCGTTCGTGGTCGGTATCGCGTCGGCGTGGGCCCGCGGGCTGCGCATCGACTGCGGTTGCTTCGGCTCCGGTGGGGAGCTGGCCGCAGGGGAGGACCCCGCCTACGGGTGGGAGCTGGCGCGCGACGGCGGCCTGCTCCTGGTCGCCCTGCTGCTCGCCCGGTGGCCTGCCGGGCACTACGCGCTCGACGGGCTGCTGGCCGGCCGGCGCAACGACGAGGAGGACGAGTAGATATGACATCCGGACGAGCAACCCGCAAGCGGCGCGCGATGGTGAAGCAGCGCGGCGGCCCGTCGCCCGCGCTGCTCGGGGCGATCGCAGTGATCGCGCTGTTCGCCGGCATGGTCGGGTTCGGCGTCTACCGCGCATCCGCGAGCAGCACGGACGCGACGGTGCCGCCGAGCGCCACCGCGTCCGGGGTGCCGGTCGGTTCCAGCGACGCGCCCGCCACCGTGGACCTGTACGTGGACTTCCAGTGCCCGGCCTGCCGGGCCTTCGAGCAGCAGGCCGGCCCCACGATCGACGAGCTGGTCGGCAGCGGTGCCGCCCGGGTCGTCTACCACCCGGTGGCCTACCTCGACCGGTTCTCCTCCACGCGCTACTCGAGCCGCTCGTCTGCCGCTTCGGGCTGCGCGGCGGAGGCCGGCGTGTTTCCGCAGTACGCGCAGCTGCTGTTCGCGAACCAGCCGCCCGAGGGCGCGGCCGGCCTGCCGGAGGAACAGCTGATCGCGCTCGGCGCGCAGGCGGGCGCCGGGCCCGGCTTCGCCGAGTGCGTGTCCTCGGACCGGTACGCCGGCTGGACCGCGGCGCTCACCGACGAGGCTTCCCAGGCGGGGGTCAACGCGACGCCCACCGTCCTGGTGAACGGCCAGGAGATCGAGCGGAGCGTCGCGGCGCTGCGCGCGGCGGTCGAGGGCGCCTCCTGAGCGTGGAGTTGACGTAGTCGGTGCACTACTGGGTGCCGTATCGAGAGGGGCTCGGTGGGCGGGCTGCGACGGGCGGGCGGTCCCGCGGTGTTGGCGGGTGCTCTTGTCGCCGGGCTGCTGGTGCTGGCGGACACGGCGGCGTACGCCCGGCTCGGTGTGCCCGTGCCGTCGCTCACGGCGCAGGCGTGGGTGGCCGGTCTGCGTGCGGTCGCGGAACTCGCCGGCGGGCTGGCGGTGGGGTCGTTGGTGTTCGCGGCGTTCGTCGTGGCGCCGCAGCGTTCCGGTGTGCTCGATGTGGACGGCTGGCTGGCGGTGCGCCGGGCCGGGGTCGCGGCCGGGGTGGCCGGGGTGGTCGCGGTGCTGCTCGGGCCGCTGACGGCGGCCGATCTGTCCGGGGTGACGCCGGGCGAGGTGCTGGATCCGGCCGGTTTCGGGCTGTACGCCGTGCTCGAGGAACCGCTGGCCTGGGTGTTGAGCGGCGTCGGGATGCTGGTGTGCGCGGCAGGATGCGCGGTCACGTTGGCCTGGCGGTGGGTGCCGGTGTTGCTGGCGATCGGGGTGGCGAGCCTCCTGCCGCCGGCAGTGGTGGGCCCGGCCATGACCGGCGTAGGCCACGACTGGACGACCGATGCGTCGGTGCTGCAGGCGGTCGGCGCGGCAGCGCTCGGTGTCGTGGCCTCGCTGTCGTCCTTTCGCGCACGGGGGGTGGCGGGCGTGGGCTGCGTCGAGCGCCGGTGTCGGTGGATCGTCGTCGTGCTGGGGCGGCGCTGCTGGTGTCTTCGGTTGTGCTCACCGTGCTCCGCGCGGGTTCCGGCCCGGTGCTGGCCCACCCGTGGGGTGTGGTCGCGGTCGCGCGCATGTTGGTGCTGGTGCTCACGTTGGGTGTGTGTCGGTACTTGGGACGCCGGAGCGGGCCGGTGGTCCTGGCGGGTGTGTGGTTCGCCGTGGTGATGGGGGTCGTACAGGCGCGGTGGGTGCCGCCCCTGTTCCTGGAGCGTGCCTCCACGGCGGGTGAGGCGCTGATCGGCTACGACCTGCCGGAGCCGGTCACCGTCGCGCGGTTGCTGCTCGACTGGCGGTTCAACATCCTGTTCGGGACGGCGGCCCTGGTGCTCGCCGCCGGCTACCTGTTCGGGGCACGGCGGCTCCGGCGCCGCGGGGACGCCTGGCCGGGTGGACGGACCTTCGCGTGGCTGGCCGGGTGCGCGGTACTGCTGGTCGCGACGTCGTCCGGGCTCGGGCGCTACTCGCCCGGTGTGTTCAGCGTGCACATGGTCAGCCACATGGCGCTGAACATGCTCGCCCCGGTCCTGCTGGCGATCGGTGGGCCGGTGACGCTCGCCCTGCGGGCGTTGCCGCCGGCGGGCCGGGACGCCGCTCCCGGGGTGCGGGAGTGGCTGGCCGGGCTGGTGGTGTCCCGGCTCGCGCGGGCGGTGACGAATCCGCTGCTCGCGCTCGTGCTGTTCGTGGGCTCGTTCTACGTGCTCTACCTGACCGGCCTGTTCGACGTCGCGCTGCGCTACCACTGGGCACACCAGTTGATGAACGTGCACTTCCTGCTCGTGGGCTACCTGTTCTTCTGGCCGCTGGTCGGCTCCGACCCGGCACCGGTGCGGCTGCCGCACCTGGGCAGGCTGGCGGTGCTGCTCGCCGCGATGCCGTTCCACGCATTCTTCGGGATCACCGTGATGAGCTCGAACACGGTGCTGGGCGGGGACTTCTACCGGATGCTCGCCCTGCCGTGGGTGCCGGACCTGCTGGCCGACCAGCACCTCGGGGGCGGCATTTCATGGGCGTCCGGTGAGCTGCCGATGCTGCTGGTGGTGATCGTGCTGCTCACCCGCTGGGCCCGCGACGACGCCCGGGAGGCGGCGCGCCACGACCGCAGGGCCGACGCCGACGGCGACGCCGAGCTGACCGCCTACAACGCGATGCTCGCCCGGCTGGCGGGTTCGGACCGCTGACCGTCGCATCAGTCGACGCGGCTGTTAGTCGACTCGGCTGTTAGTCGATGCGGCGTAGCCGCAGGCTGTGGGTGACGACCAGCAACGACGAGCACGCCATCGCGGCGCCGGCGAGCAGCGGGTTGAGCAGCCCGGCCATCGCGAGCGGGACGGCGGCGACGTTGTAGCCGAACGCCCACGCGAGGTTGCCGCGAATCGTCCGGATCGTGGCCCCGGCCAACCGGACCGCGGCCGGCAGCGCGGTGAGGTCGTCGCGCACGAGCACGAGGTCCGCGGACTCGACCGCGATGTCGGTGCCGGAGCCGATGGCGATGCCGAGGTCCGCGGTGGCCAGTGCGGCGGCGTCGTTGATGCCGTCGCCGACCATGGCGACCGTGCGCCCCTGCGCCTGCAGGCTGCGCACCAGTTCCACCTTCTGCTCGGGCAGGGCGCCTGCGTGCACCTCGTCGATCCCGACGGCGGCGGCGACGTGGTGGGCCGCGGCGGGCGCGTCGCCGGTGAGCAGCACCGGGGTCAGGCCCATCGCACGCAGCTGCGCGACCGTGTCCGCCGCGCTGGGGCGCACGGTGTCGGCCACAGCGAGCGCACCGGCGACGGTGCCGTCGACGCCGATCACGACGATCGTGGCGCCGGTCGCGGCCCAGGCGCTCATCCGATCCGCCACCGGGGATCGTCGAACAGGTCCGGTCGACCCACCAGCACCTCTCGGCCATCGACGGTGCCGTGGGCACCCCGACCGGGAAGTGCGCGGAACCCAGCGATGGCAGGCAACGGCGCCTCCCCGGTGCGGGCGCGCACCGCCGAGGCGATCGGGTGCTCCGACCCGTTCTCGACGGCGGCGGCGAGGGTGAGCAGCTCGGTCTCGGTCCGCGGGGCGACCGCGGCGACGCCGGTGACCTGCATCCGGCCGGTGGTGAGGGTGCCGGTCTTGTCCAGCACCACGATATCTGCGGCGTGCACCGCCTCCAGCGCGCGGAACCCCGTGACGAAGATCCCCAGCTCGGCCCCGCGGCCGGTGGCGACCATGATCGCGGTCGGGGTGGCGAGTCCGAGCGCGCACGGGCAGGCGATCACGAGCACCGCGACCGCCCGGATCACCGCGTCCCCGGTGCTCGCTCCGGCCATCAGCCAGCCGGCGAGGGTGAGCACGGCCAGCCCGAGCACCGCTGGGACGAACACGGCAGACACCCGGTCGACGAGCCGTTGCGTCGCCGACTTGCCGGCCTGCGCGTCCTGCACGGCACGCACCATCTGCGCGAGCCGCGTCGCGTCGCCGACCCGGTCGGCTCGCACGGTCAGCGTGCCGCCGACGGCGATCGCGCCCCCGACGACATCGTCGCCGGCGCCGACCTCCACCGGTACCGGCTCGCCGGTCATCGCGCTCGTGTCGACCGCGGCCATGCCGGCGACGACGGTGCCGTCGGCGGCGATCCGCTCGCCCGGCCGCACGACGAAGCGGTCACCGGCACTCAGGTGGGCCACGGGCACCCGCTGTTCGGTTTCCCGGCCCTCGGGGCCGCGCAGCACGGAGACCTCGGCCGGGCGCAGCCCGACCAGTGCCCGCAGCGCGCCACCGGCGGCGCGCCGCGCCCTTGCCTCGAAGTAGCGCCCGGCCAGCTGGAAGGTCGTCACCCCGGCCGCGACCTCGAGGTAGAGCGGCCCGTCCGGGTGCAGCACCGCCGTCCAGCCGCCCTCGACGGGCGGCGCCCCGGAGGTCGCGAGCGTCCACAACGACCACGCCGAGGCGGTGATGATGCCGAGCGACACGAGCGTGTCCATGCTCGTCGTGCGGTGCCGGAGCCCGGCGAGCGCCGCTCGGTGGAACGGCCATGCGGCCCAGCCGACCACCGGGAGCGCGAGCGTGGCGATCACGATCTGCCAGCCGGGGAAGCGCAGCGCCGGCACGAGCGACAGCGCGAGCGAGAGGTCGGCGACCGGCACGAACAGCAGGAGCGCGACGGTCAGCCGTCGGCGCAAGCCGTCGACGTCGCCATGGGGTGGGGTGGGCGGCGAGCCCGGCTCGACCGGCCGCGCGCGGTAACCGGCCCGCTCGACCGTCTCGACGAGGGTGGCGACCGGAACGCTCGGCGGGTGCGTGATCGTGGCCCGGCCGGTGGCCAGGTTCACCGTCGCGACCACGCGCTCGAGCTTGCCGAGTTTGCGCTCGACCCGGCCCACACAGGCCGCGCACGTCATCCCGTCCACGGCGAGCACTGCCGTGCTCGTGCCGCTCACGGTCGCTGATTCTGTCCTCACGCGAAGACGGGTCGGCGCCGAAGGCCCGTCGGTTCCCGTCGATTCCGGGTTCAGGTCCCGCCGTGGCGTTCCGGCGGTCCGGGTGAGGCGAAGCTCGCCTGGCTGGCGCGGAGCATGGCCCGGTAGAGGGCGTCGGGTTCGGGTGAGTCGGGCAGGGGGCCGCGGGCGGGGGCCTGGTAGGACTGGATCATCAGGGCGACGACGCGTCGCCATGCGTCGGGGACGTCGTGGCCGGTGGCGTTGACGACGCCGGCGTTGGCCATGTAGATCAGCACCAGGTCTTCGGGGGTGAAGTCTTCCCGCAGTCGGCCGGCGGCCTTGGCGCGGTCGATCAGTTGCACGACGGAGTGGTAGACCTCGATGCGGCGCTGTTCCAGGGTCTTGGCGGTGGGGAAGGTCATGGTGAGTACGTCGGCGAAGCCGTAGTCGGCTGCCTGCATCGCGCAGACCGACTCGATGATCCCGACGAGCCCGCGCCAGGGGTCGGGGTCGTCGAGGGCCTCGGTGACCACGTCGGCGTAGGCGTCCATCCGGTCGGCGAACACGGCCGCGACCAGGTCCTCCTTGGTGGGGAAGCGGCGGAACAGGGTGGCGATCCCCACCCCCGCCTCGCGGGCGACGGATGCCATGGATGCGTTCAGCCCGCCGCGCCCGAACACGGTGCGTGCGGCCGCGATGATCCGCGCCCGGTTGCGCTCGGCGTCGCTGCGCAACGACGGGGCGGCGGTCTCGTCGGCGCTCGGCGCACCAGGGCTCATGCCGGCAGCCTACCGAACTGGAAGACCGTATCCACTTGCGTGTTACGGTTCCAGTCAACCGGATAGGCCTATCCGGATTGGCCAACGGAGCAACAGGAGTCCTCCCATGGACAGGATGAATGGCAAGACCGCGCTCGTCACCGGCTCCAGCAGGGGCATCGGCCGGGCCACAGCCGTCAAGCTGGCCAACGAGGGTGTGCTGGTCGCCGTGCATTACGCCGAGAGTCGGGACGCGGCCGAGGAGACGGTCACCCTGATCGAGAAGAACGGCGGACGCGCCTTCGCCGTCCAGGCCCGACTCGGAACTCCGGGTGACGTCGGTGAGCTGTTCCTCGGTGTCGAACGCGGCCTGCGGGATCGGACTGGCTCCCCGACGCTGGACATCCTCGTCAACAACGCGGCCGAGGTCGCTCCGCGCGGTATCGCGCCGGAGGACGTGACGCCCGAGCAGTTCGACCGTTCCTTCGCGGTCAACGCCAAGGCTCCGTTCTTCCTCGTGCAGCGGGCGCTGCCCCTGCTCCCGGAAGGTGGCCGGATCGTCAACATCAGCTCCGGAATGACCCGGCTCGCCGTTCCCAGGCAGATGTTGTACGCGATGACGAAGGGGGCGCTCGAGCAGCTCACCCTGCACTTCGCCCGGCACCTGGCCCCGCGCGGCATCACCGTCAACACCGTCGCGCCGGGTAACACGGACAACGGCAATCCCGTGTTCAGGATCCCGGAAGTGGCCGAACAGCTGGCCCAGATGTCGGCGTTCAAGCGTGTGGCCAAGACCGAGGACGTCGCCAACGTGGTGGCGTTCCTCGCCTCCGACGAAGCCGCGTGGATCACCGGGGCGTACATCGACGCCACGGGCGGCACCCTCCTCGGCTGATGAAGCTCCGACGACCAGGCGCTGCGCGAAACGGCACGTGCCATCCGGAGCTGAGTCACTCGCGCTGCCTCGGCGTCGACACCATCGACGCGCTGGGTGAGTGCTCATCCACCACACAAGACATTTGGGTATCGCGCTTCGCGGCCGGTATGACCCTGGCGGCTTCGGTGACGATGTCGCGGGTGAGTGGCTGCCAGACCAGCCAGGTGTCGAGTGTGAGCTCCGGTTCGGTCAGCGGGAGCCATCTCCAGTCGGGGAGGAGGCGCTGTGCCGAGTGCTCGACGAGCAGCACGCCGTCGGCTCTGACGGCTTCGGCGCAGGCGAGCGCCTGTTCGGTGAACTGGGCGAACTGCCACAGCGGCACGGCTCCGGCGTCGTGTGCGGCCACGACGAGGCGGTCGTGAACCACGGGGACCTGCTGGCGGCCGTGGGACAGGATCCGCAGGCCGTCCAGATCGCGGACCCGGCAGGCGGGCCCCGAGCCGAGGGGGTGGCCGGGGCGCAGTGCCACGCCGAACGGGTGGGTCAGCACTCGGGCGCTACGCAGCTCGCCGGGCGGTTGCCCGTGCACGAGCGCGAGGTCGAGGTGGCCTTCCCGGATCATCCGCAGCTGCTCGACGCTGCTGGCCTCGGCGAGGTTCACGGCGGCGTGCGGCACGTCGGCCTCGAGGTCGGCCAGTACGCCGAGTAGCCAGGTGGTGGGCAGGCCCGGTGGGACGCCGATGTCGAGGATTTCGCGGGTGTGGCGGGTGGCGGACTGCGCCATGTCCCGGCTGGCGTCGGCGAGCCGCAGGAGCAGCAGTGCGTGGCGGTGCAGCGCGGCGCCCGCGGGGGTGAGGGCCGTGCCGGTCGCGCTGCGGTCGAAGAGCGGGACGCCCATGTCGCGCTCCAGCTGGCGGATCTGCCGGCTGAGCGACGGCTGCGTGGTGTGCAGCTGTTCGGCGGCGCGGGAGAACGATCCCTCCGCGGCGACCGCCACGAAGTAACGCAGGTGTCTCAGCTCCATCGTGACCTCCCAGTCATGCCTGCCGGGCATGCCTCAGCTGATTAGGGGGCATTGGACGGGGATCGGTCAAGCGGGCTCTACTCAGCCATGCCTGGCATGCAGGGAAGCGTGCCGAGTAGAGAAGGGAATCTCGAGGATGAGTTCCACGCCGACGGCCGC encodes:
- a CDS encoding nuclear transport factor 2 family protein, translating into MTTVDTTAPLAVARRYFDALSAKDFATVAAMFADDIVWHQPGDNRFSGTHRGSAAVGEMIGGMMAVSEGTFALSATAAPMVNGTVVAALVHFSGKRDDAAMAQDGLDLLRIEGDRIAEVWLFSSDPRSEDAFWGAA
- a CDS encoding MauE/DoxX family redox-associated membrane protein, coding for MTGVLHAGRRTHGRWGWAVVLARLVLGGVWLVAGWAKVGDLDESVRAVRAYQLLPEMPAQVVGAALPLVEILLGVLLVAGLFVRASAVASAVLMGAFVVGIASAWARGLRIDCGCFGSGGELAAGEDPAYGWELARDGGLLLVALLLARWPAGHYALDGLLAGRRNDEEDE
- a CDS encoding heavy metal translocating P-type ATPase, which gives rise to MSGTSTAVLAVDGMTCAACVGRVERKLGKLERVVATVNLATGRATITHPPSVPVATLVETVERAGYRARPVEPGSPPTPPHGDVDGLRRRLTVALLLFVPVADLSLALSLVPALRFPGWQIVIATLALPVVGWAAWPFHRAALAGLRHRTTSMDTLVSLGIITASAWSLWTLATSGAPPVEGGWTAVLHPDGPLYLEVAAGVTTFQLAGRYFEARARRAAGGALRALVGLRPAEVSVLRGPEGRETEQRVPVAHLSAGDRFVVRPGERIAADGTVVAGMAAVDTSAMTGEPVPVEVGAGDDVVGGAIAVGGTLTVRADRVGDATRLAQMVRAVQDAQAGKSATQRLVDRVSAVFVPAVLGLAVLTLAGWLMAGASTGDAVIRAVAVLVIACPCALGLATPTAIMVATGRGAELGIFVTGFRALEAVHAADIVVLDKTGTLTTGRMQVTGVAAVAPRTETELLTLAAAVENGSEHPIASAVRARTGEAPLPAIAGFRALPGRGAHGTVDGREVLVGRPDLFDDPRWRIG
- a CDS encoding LysR family transcriptional regulator, which translates into the protein MELRHLRYFVAVAAEGSFSRAAEQLHTTQPSLSRQIRQLERDMGVPLFDRSATGTALTPAGAALHRHALLLLRLADASRDMAQSATRHTREILDIGVPPGLPTTWLLGVLADLEADVPHAAVNLAEASSVEQLRMIREGHLDLALVHGQPPGELRSARVLTHPFGVALRPGHPLGSGPACRVRDLDGLRILSHGRQQVPVVHDRLVVAAHDAGAVPLWQFAQFTEQALACAEAVRADGVLLVEHSAQRLLPDWRWLPLTEPELTLDTWLVWQPLTRDIVTEAARVIPAAKRDTQMSCVVDEHSPSASMVSTPRQRE
- a CDS encoding SDR family oxidoreductase yields the protein MDRMNGKTALVTGSSRGIGRATAVKLANEGVLVAVHYAESRDAAEETVTLIEKNGGRAFAVQARLGTPGDVGELFLGVERGLRDRTGSPTLDILVNNAAEVAPRGIAPEDVTPEQFDRSFAVNAKAPFFLVQRALPLLPEGGRIVNISSGMTRLAVPRQMLYAMTKGALEQLTLHFARHLAPRGITVNTVAPGNTDNGNPVFRIPEVAEQLAQMSAFKRVAKTEDVANVVAFLASDEAAWITGAYIDATGGTLLG
- a CDS encoding sigma factor-like helix-turn-helix DNA-binding protein; the protein is MTLATLEAIPERADDADITAWAIAAGRVRPHLAAVHRPAHRRRRGARDHPPTPPLPHRRRRGTRRPGLSGRRHPGSGPLAGAGRALDPERRTAFVLTQVLDLSYAEAAEVCGCPVGTIRSRVSRAREDLVAAMEERPGERRRAGGT
- a CDS encoding HAD-IC family P-type ATPase; protein product: MSAWAATGATIVVIGVDGTVAGALAVADTVRPSAADTVAQLRAMGLTPVLLTGDAPAAAHHVAAAVGIDEVHAGALPEQKVELVRSLQAQGRTVAMVGDGINDAAALATADLGIAIGSGTDIAVESADLVLVRDDLTALPAAVRLAGATIRTIRGNLAWAFGYNVAAVPLAMAGLLNPLLAGAAMACSSLLVVTHSLRLRRID
- a CDS encoding cytochrome c oxidase assembly protein — translated: MVLAGVWFAVVMGVVQARWVPPLFLERASTAGEALIGYDLPEPVTVARLLLDWRFNILFGTAALVLAAGYLFGARRLRRRGDAWPGGRTFAWLAGCAVLLVATSSGLGRYSPGVFSVHMVSHMALNMLAPVLLAIGGPVTLALRALPPAGRDAAPGVREWLAGLVVSRLARAVTNPLLALVLFVGSFYVLYLTGLFDVALRYHWAHQLMNVHFLLVGYLFFWPLVGSDPAPVRLPHLGRLAVLLAAMPFHAFFGITVMSSNTVLGGDFYRMLALPWVPDLLADQHLGGGISWASGELPMLLVVIVLLTRWARDDAREAARHDRRADADGDAELTAYNAMLARLAGSDR
- a CDS encoding TetR/AcrR family transcriptional regulator, coding for MSPGAPSADETAAPSLRSDAERNRARIIAAARTVFGRGGLNASMASVAREAGVGIATLFRRFPTKEDLVAAVFADRMDAYADVVTEALDDPDPWRGLVGIIESVCAMQAADYGFADVLTMTFPTAKTLEQRRIEVYHSVVQLIDRAKAAGRLREDFTPEDLVLIYMANAGVVNATGHDVPDAWRRVVALMIQSYQAPARGPLPDSPEPDALYRAMLRASQASFASPGPPERHGGT
- a CDS encoding thioredoxin domain-containing protein encodes the protein MTSGRATRKRRAMVKQRGGPSPALLGAIAVIALFAGMVGFGVYRASASSTDATVPPSATASGVPVGSSDAPATVDLYVDFQCPACRAFEQQAGPTIDELVGSGAARVVYHPVAYLDRFSSTRYSSRSSAASGCAAEAGVFPQYAQLLFANQPPEGAAGLPEEQLIALGAQAGAGPGFAECVSSDRYAGWTAALTDEASQAGVNATPTVLVNGQEIERSVAALRAAVEGAS
- a CDS encoding helix-turn-helix domain-containing protein, translating into MPQQPDWNVLVSTCPSRTSLARIANKWTAMVVVVLGRGTLRFGDLRTAVEGISGKVLTETLRDLERDGLVARHVYAEMPPRVEYELTTLGRTLHTPLLALSRWAEEHIAEVLEARDAYDARD
- a CDS encoding zf-HC2 domain-containing protein; translated protein: MRCEDCREAISARLDSEDLPGEADAVDAHLRMCADCRVFAERAARVRRLTRVRLAEPEPDLVGAVLAAGPPRSVRSRAAGAVRVALGGLGVGQVALAISGIAASAGPGHGGVVELAGGSAAHLVHESSAWNLAIGVAFLLAAMGSRRVSGMVPVLGAFIAALAALSAFDLAEGRVEVERLLGHGLALAGLVLLMVLGRLADDGGGGADRATPDSFEAPAVGGSDAAGERPTRRASGGGLAPSARRGAA
- a CDS encoding SDR family NAD(P)-dependent oxidoreductase codes for the protein MSLEEQVVLVTGSSGGIGDAVVEALSAASAVIIGADRAPKKDQALAAFFPLDVTSEQQCAGVVQDITRKYGRIDVLIHAAGVLGATPDPMETTTEEFESIMRINSSGTYSMVREAARSMIGSGTAGAIVILSSVAAKEARRNYLPYNASKLAVLHIMWSFAEILGPNGISVNAVAPGPVNTAMWTQFAEGSGPDAAANRAQRAAQLPMRRFAEPDEVARAILFLADPDNRYITGVTLDVAGGAHLGMGT